The Bacillus vallismortis genome window below encodes:
- a CDS encoding NAD-dependent epimerase/dehydratase family protein → MKKISLVTGANGHLGNNLVRELLKRGETVRAGVRDLNDKEPFVDLDCEIVYADLRDKDSLHKALDGVNTLYQVAAVFKHWAQDPEKEIIIPNVEATQNIMEAAKEANVRKIVYVSSVAALSLDKTNLKGKIDETTWLENSHGNAYFDSKARAERTAWELAEKYDLDMVSVLPGAMIGGEFLKKTPTILAFESILLGKMKVNYISEMTPIDVTDVVKGMIAAAEKGVRGTRYILANEEPVTSDDIIKIAKKFIPNLEIPQKYTKEQLLHLADKLEFEAKEKNTQPSLLRSQVELYYGGINRHYDLTTSRQDLNFKPKLGEVALEEYFKRFFASLRKKSL, encoded by the coding sequence ATGAAAAAAATTTCCTTGGTAACAGGTGCAAATGGTCATTTGGGTAACAACTTGGTAAGGGAATTATTAAAAAGAGGAGAAACTGTTAGAGCAGGTGTACGAGATTTAAATGACAAAGAACCATTTGTAGACCTTGATTGTGAGATCGTCTACGCCGATTTGAGGGATAAAGACTCACTTCATAAAGCACTTGATGGAGTGAATACCTTATATCAAGTAGCTGCTGTATTTAAACATTGGGCACAAGATCCTGAAAAAGAGATCATTATTCCTAATGTTGAGGCAACTCAAAATATAATGGAGGCTGCTAAAGAAGCAAATGTAAGAAAAATAGTATATGTAAGCTCCGTAGCAGCATTGTCATTGGACAAGACAAACTTAAAGGGTAAAATTGATGAAACTACATGGCTTGAAAACAGTCATGGAAATGCATACTTTGATTCAAAAGCACGAGCTGAAAGAACAGCTTGGGAGCTGGCAGAAAAATATGATTTGGATATGGTTAGCGTTCTTCCTGGTGCAATGATTGGTGGAGAGTTTTTAAAGAAAACTCCAACCATACTGGCCTTCGAAAGTATTCTTTTAGGAAAGATGAAAGTTAACTATATAAGTGAAATGACGCCAATAGATGTAACTGATGTTGTGAAAGGTATGATTGCTGCAGCGGAAAAAGGTGTAAGAGGTACAAGATATATCTTGGCTAATGAAGAGCCTGTAACTTCAGATGATATCATTAAAATTGCAAAAAAATTTATTCCTAATCTTGAGATACCACAAAAATATACTAAAGAACAGTTGTTACATTTAGCTGATAAACTTGAATTTGAAGCAAAGGAAAAGAATACTCAGCCATCACTACTTAGAAGTCAGGTAGAATTATATTATGGTGGAATAAATAGACACTATGACCTTACTACATCAAGACAGGATTTGAATTTTAAGCCTAAGTTGGGTGAAGTAGCATTAGAAGAGTATTTTAAACGGTTTTTTGCTAGCCTAAGAAAAAAATCCTTATAA
- a CDS encoding MerR family transcriptional regulator: MLYSISKAAEKTSISSYTLRYYEKIGLLPPPKRKNSGRRFYTETDIQFMTFLKSLKETGMSLEDINEFVKDGCILEKINSDVKSAQLSPSINKRIEILTKHLEKMEIKKKELEEVISTTKGKLDTYYSILKEEVENK; this comes from the coding sequence TTGTTGTATTCCATTAGTAAAGCTGCTGAGAAGACTAGTATTAGCTCGTATACATTAAGATATTACGAAAAGATTGGGTTACTTCCACCACCAAAACGAAAAAACAGTGGAAGGCGTTTTTATACAGAGACTGATATTCAGTTCATGACATTCCTTAAAAGTTTAAAGGAAACAGGTATGTCTTTAGAGGATATTAATGAGTTTGTCAAAGACGGCTGCATTTTGGAAAAAATCAATTCGGATGTTAAATCAGCACAGCTCTCCCCATCTATAAATAAACGTATTGAGATTTTAACCAAGCACTTAGAGAAAATGGAAATTAAAAAAAAGGAGCTGGAAGAAGTAATTTCTACTACAAAAGGAAAACTGGATACATATTATTCAATTTTGAAAGAGGAAGTGGAAAACAAATGA
- a CDS encoding hemolysin family protein, protein MTTLNLIIFAILIVLTAFFVATEFAIVKIRTSKIDQLILEGKKGAVSAKKVVTHLDEYLSACQLGITVTALGIGWVGESTFEVILHPLFVYFHVSEPVSHVLILVIAFVMATFLHVVVGELAPKTLAIQKAEAITLLTAKPIIWFYRILYPFIWFLNGSARFIVGLFGLKPASEHELAHSEEELRILLSESYKSGEINKNELKYVNNIFEFDERIAKEIMIPRREILAISIDDSYESVVKTIKTESYTRYPILNGDKDTIIGFINAKAFLSVYIDTDQKTKDHFKLENHINPVIHVIESVPIHDLLVKMQRERTHIAILVDEYGGTSGLVTVEDILEEIVGDIRDEFDEHEVPDIRKINDDHYILDSKVLIEDVNKLLETALESVDVDTIGGWFMTQNIDAKLGSEIEAEGYVFKVHKIDGRHIHYVEVKPK, encoded by the coding sequence TTGACAACCCTTAATCTTATTATCTTTGCCATTTTAATTGTGTTAACTGCATTTTTTGTTGCAACTGAATTTGCGATTGTCAAGATTAGAACTTCGAAAATAGACCAACTCATATTAGAGGGTAAAAAAGGCGCTGTATCAGCAAAAAAAGTTGTGACTCATTTGGACGAGTATTTGTCAGCCTGTCAGCTGGGAATCACTGTGACAGCGTTAGGAATTGGCTGGGTTGGAGAGTCGACTTTTGAAGTGATTCTGCACCCCTTATTTGTTTATTTTCATGTAAGTGAACCCGTCTCACATGTATTGATTTTAGTTATTGCTTTTGTCATGGCGACTTTTTTGCATGTGGTCGTTGGTGAACTTGCCCCCAAAACACTTGCGATTCAAAAAGCTGAAGCGATCACTCTTTTAACAGCAAAGCCTATTATCTGGTTTTATCGCATTTTGTATCCTTTTATCTGGTTTTTAAATGGTTCAGCCCGGTTTATCGTCGGACTCTTCGGGTTAAAACCTGCGTCAGAACATGAGCTTGCCCACTCTGAAGAGGAACTGCGCATTTTATTGTCTGAAAGCTATAAGAGCGGTGAAATCAATAAGAACGAGTTAAAGTATGTCAATAACATTTTTGAATTTGATGAAAGAATCGCTAAAGAAATCATGATTCCAAGAAGAGAAATACTAGCGATTTCTATCGATGATTCTTATGAATCTGTTGTTAAGACTATTAAGACAGAGAGCTATACAAGGTATCCGATTTTAAATGGAGATAAAGATACGATTATTGGTTTTATCAATGCCAAGGCGTTCTTGTCAGTTTATATTGATACAGATCAGAAAACAAAGGATCATTTCAAGTTAGAAAATCATATCAACCCTGTTATCCATGTGATTGAATCGGTTCCTATTCATGACTTATTAGTGAAAATGCAAAGAGAGCGAACTCATATCGCTATTCTTGTGGATGAATATGGCGGTACTTCAGGCTTGGTCACTGTTGAAGATATTCTTGAAGAAATAGTAGGCGACATCAGAGATGAATTTGATGAACATGAAGTGCCTGACATTCGAAAAATAAATGATGATCATTACATTTTAGATTCAAAAGTGCTTATTGAGGATGTAAATAAACTATTGGAAACCGCGTTAGAGAGTGTAGATGTCGATACAATAGGCGGCTGGTTTATGACTCAAAATATTGATGCCAAACTTGGCTCTGAAATAGAAGCCGAAGGATATGTGTTTAAAGTGCACAAAATAGACGGCCGGCATATTCATTATGTAGAGGTAAAACCGAAATGA
- a CDS encoding dihydrofolate reductase family protein: MTNNLKQRRIILDLAVTLDGFIEGKNGEVDWCIMDPDMGFTDFLNQIDTILYGRKSYDLWGKYIPKNEYPDTEREIWELVHSKKKYVFSRTQNEIDNQAIFINDNILEEVNKLKKKPGKDIWLYGGASLITTFINLGLVDEFRLSIHPVVLGEGKPLFIDVKQRINLKMVNTRTFSSGVVQIVYHWND, from the coding sequence ATGACAAATAACTTAAAACAGAGAAGAATAATTTTAGATTTAGCAGTTACTTTAGATGGTTTTATTGAAGGGAAAAATGGAGAAGTTGATTGGTGCATTATGGACCCTGATATGGGGTTTACTGATTTCTTAAATCAAATTGATACTATTTTATATGGTAGAAAAAGCTACGATTTATGGGGGAAATATATTCCAAAAAATGAATACCCTGATACAGAAAGGGAAATTTGGGAATTGGTTCATAGTAAAAAGAAATATGTTTTTTCCAGAACACAAAATGAGATTGATAATCAAGCCATATTTATAAATGATAATATTCTTGAGGAAGTAAATAAATTGAAGAAAAAGCCTGGCAAAGACATTTGGCTATATGGTGGAGCGAGTCTCATTACAACTTTTATAAATTTGGGGCTTGTTGATGAATTTAGATTATCTATTCACCCTGTTGTTTTGGGAGAAGGAAAACCGTTGTTTATTGATGTAAAACAGAGGATAAATTTAAAAATGGTGAATACAAGAACATTTTCCTCTGGCGTTGTGCAAATCGTTTATCATTGGAATGACTAA
- a CDS encoding DUF255 domain-containing protein → MKKEGDPIPWGEAAFEKAKRENKPVLVSIGYSTCQWWHNITFNNIVNEDLL, encoded by the coding sequence ATGAAGAAAGAAGGTGATCCCATCCCTTGGGGAGAAGCAGCCTTCGAAAAAGCAAAACGCGAAAACAAGCCGGTTCTGGTCAGTATCGGTTATTCGACTTGCCAATGGTGGCATAACATAACCTTCAATAATATAGTTAACGAAGACCTTTTATAA
- a CDS encoding recombinase family protein — MVKHRKRLLDIAHKNNWQYEIFQEAESSMDEMRPEYQRMINKLTDGIFDAVLSVNLARVTRDDAETPKFMNLLRQDDACNENKAGRQKHLLADSL, encoded by the coding sequence TTGGTAAAACATCGAAAAAGACTTCTTGATATTGCTCATAAAAATAATTGGCAGTATGAAATATTCCAAGAAGCTGAGAGTTCAATGGATGAAATGCGACCTGAATACCAAAGGATGATTAACAAACTCACAGATGGCATATTTGACGCTGTTTTGTCAGTTAACTTAGCACGGGTTACAAGGGATGATGCAGAGACACCTAAATTCATGAACCTTTTACGACAAGATGATGCTTGTAACGAAAATAAAGCCGGAAGGCAAAAACATCTATTAGCCGATTCATTATAA
- a CDS encoding Crp/Fnr family transcriptional regulator, translating to MLNKPSDYIEAGLKLELEEDLKYLFNSTADIKMVPKGTIVLSQGQRVSSLYYIHKGIMRGYYIDASGNDVTKCFAAETEFACAEGLLRVEEARFSVESLQDSICVVIPYNSIYLGMKKTNQMKVIFTNYIQKILVDTLNREQALLMKDALERYMEFKREYSSLENRINQSYIASYIGIRASSLSRIKRSMKIE from the coding sequence ATGCTTAATAAGCCGAGTGATTATATCGAAGCTGGTTTGAAGCTGGAATTGGAAGAAGATTTAAAATACTTATTCAATTCAACAGCTGATATAAAGATGGTACCAAAGGGTACAATTGTTTTAAGTCAGGGGCAAAGAGTTTCTTCACTGTATTATATTCATAAAGGAATTATGAGAGGATATTATATAGATGCTTCAGGGAATGATGTGACAAAATGTTTTGCAGCTGAAACGGAATTTGCCTGTGCAGAGGGTTTATTAAGAGTTGAAGAAGCTAGATTTAGTGTAGAAAGCCTGCAAGACAGCATTTGCGTAGTTATTCCGTATAATTCCATATACCTAGGTATGAAGAAAACTAATCAAATGAAGGTTATATTCACTAATTATATTCAGAAGATTCTTGTTGATACGCTAAATCGAGAACAGGCGTTACTTATGAAAGATGCACTGGAAAGGTACATGGAGTTTAAAAGAGAGTATTCTTCTTTAGAAAATAGGATAAATCAATCATATATTGCTTCTTATATTGGAATTAGAGCAAGCTCACTTAGTAGAATTAAGAGAAGTATGAAAATAGAATAA
- a CDS encoding MmcQ/YjbR family DNA-binding protein gives MLTREDIFKHVKEKYGTSPDYPWEKYPNYASLRHESNKKWYGLIMNVLPEKLGLEGYDEIDILNLKCPPDISDSLRNGGNILPGYHMDKEHWISIVLERTDPEGEIYNLIEQSFHLTK, from the coding sequence ATGTTAACAAGAGAAGATATCTTTAAACACGTCAAAGAAAAATACGGTACATCGCCTGATTATCCGTGGGAGAAATACCCAAACTATGCTTCTTTGAGACATGAATCAAACAAAAAATGGTACGGTCTTATCATGAATGTTCTCCCAGAAAAATTAGGCTTGGAAGGATATGACGAAATAGATATTCTGAATCTAAAATGTCCCCCTGACATAAGTGATAGCTTAAGAAATGGGGGAAATATCTTACCCGGATATCATATGGATAAGGAACATTGGATTTCAATTGTTTTAGAACGGACAGATCCAGAAGGCGAAATCTATAACTTAATCGAGCAGAGCTTTCATTTAACCAAGTGA
- a CDS encoding helix-turn-helix transcriptional regulator codes for MKPETRLQALSEFLKNQRSKITPQMVGLPVGTRRRTPGLRREEVAQLAGVSLTWYTWLEQGRDIKVSTSVLDAISRALQLNNDERRYLYALALEEGVKQPFINENERGISPALAKILQELRYCPTIISDRRSQIVGWNQAAANVFLDFEQIIPAERNIIRLLFARKEFKSLAVNWEHFVRGYIAIFRTYYGQYVADDWYEQFIQEMEQAYPEFHKIWNENEISSAPEVLIEFRHAKVGKMLFNLTSLQVHGDTDLRCSVYTPVEDTETELKLKRLIEG; via the coding sequence ATGAAACCTGAAACAAGACTTCAAGCTTTATCAGAATTTCTAAAGAACCAACGTTCGAAAATTACTCCCCAAATGGTTGGTTTACCTGTAGGAACCCGCAGAAGAACACCAGGACTAAGAAGAGAAGAAGTGGCTCAACTAGCCGGTGTAAGTCTTACTTGGTATACATGGTTAGAACAAGGCAGAGATATAAAAGTATCTACTTCGGTATTAGATGCTATTTCTCGAGCATTACAATTAAATAACGATGAAAGGAGATATTTGTATGCTCTAGCGTTAGAGGAAGGAGTGAAACAACCCTTTATAAATGAGAATGAGAGGGGAATCAGTCCCGCTTTAGCAAAAATTTTGCAGGAACTTCGTTATTGCCCAACGATTATATCAGATAGAAGAAGTCAGATTGTTGGGTGGAATCAAGCAGCAGCTAATGTATTTTTGGATTTTGAACAAATCATCCCGGCAGAAAGGAATATAATACGCTTACTATTCGCAAGAAAAGAATTTAAAAGTTTAGCAGTGAATTGGGAGCATTTTGTTAGAGGATATATTGCAATATTTAGAACATATTATGGACAGTATGTGGCTGATGACTGGTATGAGCAATTTATACAAGAAATGGAACAGGCGTATCCCGAGTTTCATAAAATTTGGAATGAAAATGAGATAAGCTCTGCTCCTGAAGTATTAATTGAGTTTCGTCATGCTAAGGTAGGTAAAATGTTGTTTAATCTTACTTCATTACAAGTGCATGGGGATACTGATTTAAGATGCAGCGTCTATACTCCAGTTGAGGATACTGAAACTGAGCTTAAGTTAAAACGTTTAATTGAAGGCTAG
- a CDS encoding DMT family transporter, with protein MKHLNIYLMLIGFSIFTGATFNLAKYTVGYFSPSFSAAWRFGLAAALMLIILIFTEGINKSQLRKNAVSYIVLGIIGIFGFNALFFIGLKYTSPVNGALIMGLNPLLTAIFARMILKDKMTKKQVLGIFFAFIGVLLVITQGSIEIIKTLSISGGDLIIFTGNVCWALYGVLGRRFVKDGTPLSTTTYTMVIGAVSLIVVSLFTSKPVSLSNIPIGVWGAIAFMAFFTSVLGYLWWNQGIKEIGAGKTSLFFNLVPVVTMIISFAVGTPIKVFQVIGAVLVILGVLTASGVIRFPKYNTREQSAV; from the coding sequence ATGAAACATTTAAATATATACCTGATGTTAATTGGCTTCTCTATTTTTACAGGAGCTACTTTTAATCTTGCAAAATATACGGTTGGATATTTTTCTCCATCGTTCTCTGCGGCATGGCGTTTCGGTTTAGCTGCTGCACTGATGCTCATCATTTTGATTTTTACTGAAGGTATAAACAAGAGTCAATTACGGAAAAACGCCGTTTCATACATTGTTCTTGGAATTATAGGAATATTTGGATTTAATGCCTTGTTTTTTATTGGTTTGAAATATACATCTCCCGTTAACGGAGCATTAATAATGGGGCTGAATCCTTTATTAACAGCAATTTTCGCTCGAATGATCTTAAAGGACAAAATGACAAAAAAACAAGTGCTCGGCATATTCTTTGCATTCATCGGTGTATTGTTAGTCATTACACAAGGTTCTATCGAAATCATTAAAACCTTATCAATTTCAGGGGGAGATTTAATAATCTTTACAGGTAACGTTTGTTGGGCACTTTATGGTGTACTTGGACGGCGGTTTGTAAAAGATGGTACTCCGCTATCTACAACCACTTATACGATGGTTATCGGTGCTGTTAGTTTAATAGTAGTTTCCCTATTTACATCCAAACCTGTTTCTTTATCGAACATCCCGATTGGAGTTTGGGGGGCAATTGCCTTTATGGCTTTCTTTACAAGCGTTTTGGGTTACCTATGGTGGAATCAGGGGATTAAGGAGATTGGGGCAGGTAAAACTTCTTTATTTTTCAACCTTGTTCCCGTTGTAACGATGATTATTTCATTTGCCGTTGGCACACCGATAAAGGTATTTCAAGTTATTGGAGCCGTGTTAGTTATATTAGGCGTTTTAACTGCTTCAGGGGTAATACGTTTTCCTAAGTACAATACTAGAGAACAGTCAGCTGTATAA
- the bla gene encoding class A beta-lactamase translates to MKSLSNIFRTSTFRKMIPVLFLSYATLVGCSNNDVDAELTKPQKQETSSNHDFAKLEEEYDAKLGVFALDTGTNQTVTYHPDERFAYASTHKALAVGALLQQKSIEDLNQKVTYTREDLVNYNPITEKHVDTGMTLKELSDASLRYSDNTAANLILTQLGGPAGFKKALDKIGDHVTNPERFEPDLNEVNPGETHDTSTPKALATSLQAFTLGDALPTEKRELLIDWMKRNTTGDTLIRAGVPKGWEVADKTGAGSYGTRNDIAIIWPPKEDPIVLAVLSSRDKKDADYNDKLIAEATKVVIKTLNVNNK, encoded by the coding sequence ATGAAATCATTGAGCAACATTTTTCGCACTTCCACATTCAGAAAAATGATACCTGTACTATTTCTTTCATACGCAACGCTTGTAGGCTGTTCAAACAATGACGTTGATGCTGAATTAACGAAACCCCAAAAACAAGAAACCTCCAGCAATCATGATTTTGCCAAGCTTGAAGAAGAATATGATGCTAAACTTGGTGTCTTTGCGTTGGATACTGGTACAAATCAAACAGTAACCTACCATCCAGATGAGCGTTTTGCTTATGCATCAACTCATAAGGCTCTAGCTGTAGGAGCACTTTTACAACAGAAGTCAATAGAAGACCTGAATCAAAAAGTCACCTATACACGTGAGGATCTTGTCAATTATAATCCGATTACAGAAAAGCATGTTGATACAGGGATGACCCTGAAGGAGCTTTCCGATGCTTCTCTTCGATACAGTGACAATACTGCTGCAAATCTCATCCTTACACAACTGGGGGGACCGGCTGGATTTAAAAAAGCACTGGATAAAATTGGTGATCACGTTACCAACCCAGAGCGATTTGAGCCAGATTTAAATGAAGTAAATCCAGGTGAAACTCATGATACGAGTACACCAAAAGCACTTGCTACTAGTCTTCAAGCTTTTACACTGGGAGATGCACTCCCAACTGAGAAACGTGAACTTTTAATAGATTGGATGAAGAGAAATACGACTGGAGATACATTAATCCGTGCTGGAGTGCCAAAAGGTTGGGAAGTTGCTGATAAGACTGGAGCAGGATCATATGGTACGCGAAATGACATTGCGATTATTTGGCCGCCAAAAGAAGATCCTATTGTTCTTGCCGTACTTTCAAGCCGCGATAAAAAAGATGCCGATTATAACGACAAGCTTATCGCTGAGGCAACAAAAGTAGTAATTAAGACCCTTAATGTCAATAACAAATAG
- the fabF gene encoding beta-ketoacyl-ACP synthase II yields the protein MKRVVITGMGVISPLGNDVNSFWNQLVKGQSGISLIDSFDTADYKTKIAGIVRDFDADEILGRKEAKRLDRFSQFALAAAEQALENSQLQLDNIDLERLGVYVGSGIGGIQSLVDNVNVLNKRSPARVSPSLVPMMISNAAAAQISIRLGAQGPSLSPVTACSIGNTSIGEAFNAIRNDEADIIFAGGAEAAITQLSLASFGNAHALSTRNQEPSRASRPFDTDRDGFVMSEGAGILVLESLENAILRDAPILCEVVGYGASSDAHHMVASHPEGKGAYLAMKKALRSANISTGEIDVISAHATSTQVGDRSEVLAIKKLFGEHSREIPTTANKSMTGHMLGAAGGVEAIALVESLRRGIIPPTINVEKQDPDCNLDVVSEARHLPLKYGLSNSFGFGGHNSAILLKHYD from the coding sequence ATGAAAAGAGTTGTCATTACTGGAATGGGAGTTATTTCTCCACTAGGAAATGATGTAAATAGCTTTTGGAATCAACTAGTTAAAGGACAATCGGGAATATCTCTAATTGATTCTTTTGATACTGCTGATTATAAAACAAAGATAGCTGGAATCGTTCGTGATTTCGATGCAGATGAAATATTGGGGAGAAAAGAAGCAAAACGATTAGATCGTTTTAGTCAGTTTGCCTTAGCAGCAGCCGAACAAGCATTAGAAAATTCACAATTACAGTTAGATAATATTGATCTTGAACGTTTAGGGGTATATGTTGGTTCAGGAATCGGAGGCATACAATCGCTTGTTGATAATGTGAATGTATTAAATAAACGAAGTCCCGCGAGAGTAAGCCCTAGCCTTGTACCAATGATGATTTCAAATGCAGCTGCGGCCCAAATAAGCATAAGATTAGGAGCACAAGGACCATCATTATCACCAGTCACAGCCTGTTCAATCGGGAACACCTCTATTGGTGAAGCTTTCAATGCTATCCGAAATGATGAAGCAGATATTATATTTGCCGGTGGAGCGGAAGCTGCAATCACACAGTTATCTTTGGCTAGTTTTGGAAACGCCCATGCACTATCTACAAGAAACCAAGAGCCAAGTCGAGCCAGCCGTCCATTCGATACAGATAGAGATGGCTTTGTTATGAGTGAAGGCGCAGGTATCTTAGTATTAGAATCATTAGAAAACGCTATTCTTAGAGATGCGCCGATATTATGTGAAGTAGTGGGGTACGGAGCTAGTTCAGATGCTCATCATATGGTAGCATCACACCCAGAAGGTAAGGGTGCCTACTTAGCAATGAAAAAAGCATTGAGAAGTGCAAATATATCAACAGGTGAAATTGATGTTATTAGTGCTCATGCAACAAGTACACAAGTAGGTGATCGTTCAGAAGTTCTAGCTATTAAGAAATTATTTGGTGAACATTCACGTGAAATTCCAACAACTGCAAACAAGTCAATGACTGGGCACATGCTTGGTGCTGCTGGCGGAGTAGAAGCAATTGCTTTAGTGGAAAGTTTGAGACGAGGAATTATTCCGCCCACTATTAATGTAGAGAAGCAAGATCCAGATTGCAACTTAGATGTTGTATCAGAAGCGAGACACCTTCCATTGAAATATGGGCTATCAAATTCTTTTGGTTTTGGAGGACATAATTCAGCAATCTTGTTAAAGCATTACGATTGA
- a CDS encoding TetR/AcrR family transcriptional regulator translates to MFEKYKKSKKAVLETTLRLLRTNDLQATSMAMISSESGVSMGSIYNSFSGKEDIVNELFTSIVEFQTEIVLKDFYNNSSILERFERIWRNLTQFTLDYPDAFQFIEQYSFSPYIYDSSKKETCKNAWCTPLSQIYAEAIQEQLFIPGNPWLMAQMHWGTIVYLMRDHLQGNLDLSPEVIKMAICSCWNSVSTDKGFNLLAGK, encoded by the coding sequence ATGTTCGAAAAATATAAGAAATCCAAGAAAGCTGTTCTTGAGACAACACTTAGACTCCTTAGAACAAATGACTTGCAGGCTACATCAATGGCCATGATCTCCAGTGAATCGGGTGTTTCGATGGGAAGCATTTACAACAGCTTCTCGGGAAAAGAAGACATTGTTAACGAACTGTTTACAAGTATTGTCGAGTTTCAAACTGAAATTGTACTAAAGGACTTCTATAATAACTCCTCGATCCTCGAACGTTTCGAGAGAATATGGAGAAATTTGACTCAATTCACCCTTGATTACCCAGATGCATTTCAGTTCATAGAACAATATTCTTTCTCCCCTTATATTTACGATTCATCCAAAAAAGAGACCTGCAAGAACGCTTGGTGTACTCCCTTGTCTCAGATATATGCAGAAGCCATTCAAGAACAGCTGTTTATACCAGGAAACCCATGGCTTATGGCGCAAATGCACTGGGGGACTATCGTCTACCTAATGAGAGACCATCTCCAAGGCAACCTTGACCTTTCGCCTGAAGTCATCAAAATGGCGATTTGCTCTTGCTGGAACTCTGTAAGTACGGACAAGGGATTCAACTTGTTGGCTGGAAAGTAA